The Populus trichocarpa isolate Nisqually-1 chromosome 2, P.trichocarpa_v4.1, whole genome shotgun sequence genome has a window encoding:
- the LOC7462862 gene encoding probable isoaspartyl peptidase/L-asparaginase 2, protein MGGWAIAVHGGAGVDPNLPQERQEEAKKLLARCLDLGISALRSNLPAIDVVELVVRELETDPLFNSGRGSALTENGTVEMEASIMDGPKRRCGAVSGLTTVKNPISLARLVMEKSPHSYLAFSGAEEFARHQGVETVDNGYFITEENLGMLKLAREANSILFDYRIPAVGLESCSVGPPDDNLLAMNGLPISLYAPETVGCVVVDSQGRCAAATSTGGLMNKMAGRIGDSPLIGAGTYACDLCGVSCTGEGEAIIRGTLARDVAAVMEYKGLSLQEAVDFVVNERLDEGRAGLIAVSRNGEVACRFNTNAMFRGFATEDGFTEVGIWD, encoded by the exons ATGGGAGGGTGGGCTATAGCGGTGCATGGAGGCGCTGGTGTCGACCCAAATCTCCCACAAGAGAGACAAGAGGAGGCCAAAAAACTCCTCGCTCGCTGCCTTGATCTTGGCATCTCTGCTCTTCGCTCTAATCTTCCCGCTATCGATGTTGTCGAACTTGTT GTGAGAGAATTGGAAACGGATCCTCTGTTTAATTCTGGGCGTGGATCTGCTTTAACAGAGAACGGAACAGTGGAAATGGAAGCCAGCATAATGGACGGGCCAAAGAGAAGATGCGGTGCCGTATCCGGTTTAACAACAGTGAAAAACCCAATCTCTCTCGCAAGACTTGTGATGGAGAAATCTCCTCATTCCTATCTTGCTTTTTCTGGCGCTGAGGAATTTGCCAGGCACCAg GGTGTTGAGACGGTGGACAATGGCTATTTTATAACGGAGGAAAACTTGGGGATGTTGAAGTTAGCAAGAGAAGCCAACTCCATCCTG TTTGATTACAGGATCCCAGCCGTTGGATTGGAAAGCTGCAGTGTGGGGCCCCCTGATGACAATCTCTTGGCAATGAACGGACTCCCAATCAGCCTGTATGCGCCAGAAACAGTGGGGTGTGTGGTGGTGGACAGCCAAGGGAGGTGTGCTGCAGCCACGTCAACAGGTGggctcatgaacaaaatggcagGTCGTATTGGTGACTCGCCCCTGATCGGTGCTGGGACCTACGCTTGTGATCTTTGTGGGGTCTCTTGCACAGGAGAAGGAGAGGCCATCATACGTGGGACACTAGCGCGCGATGTAGCGGCGGTGATGGAGTACAAGGGATTGAGCCTGCAAGAAGCAGTGGATTTTGTTGTGAACGAGAGGCTTGATGAAGGGCGAGCTGGTTTGATAGCAGTATCCAGAAACGGGGAAGTGGCGTGTCGTTTTAACACCAACGCGATGTTTAGGGGATTTGCCACTGAAGATGGTTTCACAGAAGTCGGTATCTGGGACTGA
- the LOC7472682 gene encoding cyclin-D3-1, whose translation MTSRYNPEISEQQQYQQNPTFLYDSLYCSEENWEKEVREDYFQDEVKGEYFYSIDSNKRNTFPVFVQQDLSWEEEELSSLFAKEEQNQLYKILEINPSLARARCEAVEWILKVNVHYSFSAVTAVLAVNYLDRFLLSVHLEKDKPWMAQLAAVACLSLAAKVEETQVPLLLDFQVEDSKYVFEAKTIQRMEILVLSTLKWKMNPITPISFLDYIIRRLGLKDYLCLEFLKRCERIVLSVVPDSRSMLYVPSVMATAVMLYIIDGVEPSLAAEYQSQLLGILGIDKDKVEDCSKLAMELAPRDHFKFSSKRKYSSIPGSPNGVIDVSFSSDSSNYSWSVVSSVSSSPEPLSKKTRALQSLNDATTDFLSLPR comes from the exons ATGACATCGAGGTATAATCCAGAAATAAGTGAGCAACAACAATATCAGCAAAACCCTACATTTCTTTATGATAGTCTTTATTGTTCCGAAGAGAATTGGGAGAAAGAAGTTAGAGAAGACTATTTTCAAGATGAAGTAAAAGGAGAGTATTTTTATAGTATTGATAGCAATAAACGAAACACCTTTCCAGTCTTCGTACAACAGGACTTAAGCTGGGAAGAGGAGGAACTTTCCTCTTTGTTTGCCAAGGAGGAGCAAAATCAGCTGtacaaaattttagaaatcaaccCATCTTTAGCCAGGGCTCGCTGTGAGGCTGTAGAGTGGATTCTAAAGGTCAATGTACACTACTCTTTCTCTGCTGTAACTGCAGTCTTGGCCGTGAACTATCTTGATAGGTTCTTACTTAGTGTCCACCTTGAGAAGGATAAGCCATGGATGGCCCAACTTGCAGCCGTGGCTTGTCTCTCACTTGCTGCCAAGGTGGAGGAGACCCAAGTGCCCCTTTTATTGGATTTTCAG GTGGAGGACAGTAAATATGTGTTTGAGGCCAAAACTATCCAGAGAATGGAGATTCTGGTTCTTTCTACTCTTAAATGGAAGATGAATCCAATAACCCCGATATCATTTCTTGACTACATCATTAGAAGGCTCGGCCTAAAAGACTATCTTTGTTTGGAATTTCTCAAGAGGTGTGAGCGCATAGTACTCTCTGTCGTGCCAG ATTCTAGGTCTATGCTTTATGTCCCTTCAGTAATGGCTACTGCCGTAATGCTATATATTATTGATGGTGTGGAACCCAGTCTTGCAGCAGAATACCAAAGCCAGCTTTTGGGCATTCTTGGAATCGATAAA GACAAGGTAGAGGATTGTAGCAAGCTTGCAATGGAATTGGCTCCCAGAGACCATTTTAAGTTTTCAAGCAAACGCAAGTATAGTTCAATTCCAGGCAGTCCAAACGGGGTGATTGATGTGTCTTTTAGCTCAGACAGCTCAAATTATTCATGGTCCGTGGTGTCATCGGTGTCTTCATCACCGGAACCTCTGTCGAAGAAGACCAGGGCACTGCAGAGTCTAAATGATGCAACTACAGATTTTCTCAGCCTTCCTCGCTAG
- the LOC7472683 gene encoding F-box protein At1g47056, translated as MGQTTSTALITSRRDSNLSSQRSKSKFTVPIIPMQVEEQTEYVLVEAPDYISDLPDECLACIFQSLSSGDRKSCSLVCRRWLRIEGQSRHRLSLNAQSDLLPFVTSLFSRFDAVTKLALKCDRRSVSIGDEALVAISIRCRNLTRLKLRACREITDAGMAAFAKNCKALKKFSCGSCAFGAKGMNAMLDNCASLEDLSVKRLRGITDGATAEPIGPGLAAASLKTICLKELYNGQCFGPLIIGSKNLKTLKLFRCSGDWDKLLQVIADRVTGMVEIHLERLQVSDTGLVAISNCLNLEILHLVKTPECTDIGLVSIAERCRLLRKLHIDGWKAHRIGDDGLMAVAKYCLNLQELVLIGVNPTQISLELLASNCQNLERLALCGSDTVGDVEISCIAAKCVALKKLCIKSCPVSDHGLEALANGCPNLVKVKVKKCRAVTYECADLLRMKRGSLAVNLDSGEPEHQDASASDGGVQENVDEFHPVPNQMPLPSIAPSSTGRSTSFKSRFGLWSGKSFAACTFRGWSSGNSSSRG; from the coding sequence ATGGGCCAGACAACTTCGACGGCTTTAATCACAAGCCGTCGAGACTCAAATCTCAGCAGCCAGCGCTCAAAATCCAAATTCACTGTCCCCATCATTCCGATGCAAGTAGAAGAACAAACCGAATACGTGCTCGTGGAAGCACCTGATTATATCTCAGATCTTCCCGATGAATGCTTAGCTTGTATTTTCCAGTCACTTAGTTCCGGCGACCGGAAAAGCTGCTCTTTAGTTTGTCGGAGATGGCTAAGAATCGAAGGACAGAGCCGTCACCGACTCTCTCTCAACGCCCAATCAGATCTCCTTCCTTTCGTAACATCTCTCTTCTCTCGCTTCGACGCTGTAACTAAGCTCGCTCTCAAATGTGACCGTAGATCCGTTAGCATCGGCGACGAGGCGCTAGTTGCAATATCTATTCGTTGCCGTAACCTCACGCGCCTCAAGCTCCGCGCATGTAGAGAAATCACAGACGCAGGCATGGCAGCTTTCGCTAAAAATTGTAAAGCATTGAAGAAGTTTTCGTGTGGATCTTGCGCTTTCGGAGCCAAAGGAATGAACGCGATGCTTGATAATTGCGCGTCGCTCGAGGATTTATCGGTAAAACGGCTTCGAGGAATTACGGATGGCGCGACGGCTGAGCCGATTGGACCGGGTTTAGCTGCGGCTTCACTTAAAACGATTTGCTTAAAGGAACTTTACAATGGACAGTGTTTTGGCCCGCTTATAATCGGGTCAAAGAATTTGAAAACTTTGAAGCTTTTTAGATGCTCTGGCGATTGGGATAAGCTTCTTCAAGTTATTGCGGATCGGGTTACTGGTATGGTTGAGATCCATTTAGAGAGGCTCCAAGTTAGCGATACTGGCCTTGTAGCCATCTCTAATTGTTTGAATTTAGAGATTTTGCATCTAGTTAAAACCCCGGAGTGTACTGATATCGGACTTGTTTCCATTGCGGAGCGATGTAGGTTACTAAGAAAGCTTCATATTGATGGTTGGAAGGCACATCGGATCGGTGATGATGGGTTAATGGCAGTTGCCAAGTATTGTCTTAATTTGCAAGAGTTGGTGCTGATCGGGGTGAATCCTACACAGATTAGTTTAGAATTGTTAGCTTCAAATTGTCAGAATCTAGAGCGGCTAGCATTGTGTGGGAGTGATACTGTTGGTGACGTGGAGATTTCTTGTATTGCAGCCAAATGTGTGGCATTGAAAAAGCTCTGTATTAAGAGTTGTCCTGTATCGGATCATGGATTGGAAGCGCTTGCAAATGGGTGCCCGAATTTGGTTAAAGTGAAGGTGAAGAAGTGTAGAGCAGTTACTTATGAGTGTGCTGATTTGTTGAGAATGAAGAGGGGATCTTTGGCGGTCAATTTGGATAGTGGGGAACCCGAGCATCAGGATGCCAGTGCTAGTGATGGTGGGGTGCAGGAAAATGTAGATGAGTTTCATCCAGTCCCTAATCAAATGCCGCTGCCTAGCATTGCACCGAGCAGTACTGGACGATCAACTTCTTTCAAGTCAAGATTTGGGCTTTGGAGTGGGAAAAGTTTCGCGGCTTGCACATTTAGAGGATGGTCGAGTGGTAATAGCAGTTCTCGAGGATAA